A single Desulfonispora thiosulfatigenes DSM 11270 DNA region contains:
- the carB gene encoding carbamoyl-phosphate synthase large subunit, protein MPKRKDLKKIMVIGSGPIIIGQAAEFDYAGTQACKSLKEEGIEVVLVNSNPATIMTDENIANKVYIEPLNLETLTKIIEKERPDGIIPGLGGQTGLNLACELSDAKVLEKYKVELLGTSLTAIKKSEDREEFKDTMILLNEPIPKSVIITKVEEAKVFAKEVGFPVIIRPAYTLGGTGGGLARNEQELEAIVSLGLHASRIGQVLLEQGILGWKEIEIEIMRDRKNNCIIICSMENFDPMGIHTGDSIVFAPTQTLTNKQFQIIRKAAIKIIRSLEIEGGCNIQFGFDPKSNNYVVIEVNPRLSRSSALASKATGYPIAKIATKIAIGYSLDELKNPITGTTSACFEPSIDYVVTKIPRWPFDKFPTANRLLGTQMKATGEVMAIERTIEASLLKAVRSLETGENGLLLKNSGSLSDVELENRLKYADDERLFIIAEAFRRNWPIKEVGLLTLIDKFFLAKIKNIIDMEFSIKNESLKQELLIKAKRMGFSDAYIANLKGIDIDEVTKLRMENNPKPVYKSVDTCAGEFTARTPYYYSCYEQENELKKSNKDKVIVLGSGPIRIGQGIEFDYCSVHAVWALREAGFEAIIINNNPETVSTDFDTSDRLYFDPLDLEDVVNIINEEKPKGVIVQFGGQTAINLAEKLSAKGINIFGTTVENIDIAEDRKKFERFLKELEIPQTKGKTATKVNEVENIANELGFPLLVRPSYVLGGRAMKVVYNMEELIQYVESAVDISFNKPILIDKYIEGKEIEVDAICDGETVIIPGIMEHIERAGVHSGDSMAVYPTQDVSKNIKDKVIKYTKMIGKGLKIKGIYNIQFVIANEQAYVIEVNPRASRTVPILSKVTGLPLIKLATWAMLGRKFKSLGYSEGLWPEPNYVVVKSPVFSFEKLSQVETSLGPEMKSTGEVLGIDDNFGCALYKAITASGKRLPGSGSVLVSVAKRDLEEALPIVLGLESKGFQILATNNTAKFLNEHGVNGILVENPLESIKEGKVHLVINTPSKGKSQKTLGFKMRRLAADNFIPCFTSLDTAQAFLETTDINFKDLKYQPIKEYLSNNKEGWNYCSNMV, encoded by the coding sequence ATGCCGAAAAGAAAAGATTTAAAAAAGATAATGGTTATTGGATCTGGGCCAATTATCATTGGGCAAGCAGCAGAATTTGACTATGCAGGTACTCAGGCTTGTAAGTCTTTAAAAGAAGAAGGTATAGAAGTAGTTTTAGTAAATAGTAATCCAGCTACTATTATGACTGATGAAAATATAGCTAATAAAGTATATATCGAGCCTTTAAACCTGGAAACATTAACTAAAATTATAGAAAAAGAAAGGCCTGATGGTATTATACCTGGTCTTGGTGGGCAAACTGGTTTAAATCTTGCCTGTGAATTATCTGATGCGAAGGTTTTAGAGAAATATAAGGTAGAATTATTAGGAACTAGTTTAACAGCGATAAAAAAGTCAGAAGATAGAGAAGAATTTAAAGATACAATGATTTTATTAAACGAGCCTATTCCAAAAAGTGTTATTATTACCAAAGTAGAAGAAGCTAAAGTTTTTGCTAAAGAGGTAGGATTTCCAGTTATAATTAGGCCAGCTTATACTCTTGGAGGAACAGGGGGAGGCCTAGCGAGAAATGAGCAAGAATTAGAAGCAATTGTGAGTTTGGGTTTACATGCAAGTAGAATTGGTCAGGTTCTGTTAGAACAAGGCATTTTAGGGTGGAAGGAAATTGAAATTGAAATTATGCGTGATAGAAAAAATAATTGCATAATTATTTGTAGTATGGAAAATTTTGATCCTATGGGAATTCATACTGGTGATAGTATTGTCTTTGCCCCTACTCAAACCCTGACGAATAAACAATTTCAAATAATCAGAAAAGCAGCTATTAAAATTATTAGGAGCCTTGAAATTGAAGGTGGTTGTAATATTCAATTTGGATTTGACCCTAAAAGTAATAATTATGTTGTAATTGAAGTAAATCCACGTTTATCTAGATCAAGTGCATTAGCATCAAAGGCTACAGGATATCCAATTGCAAAAATTGCTACTAAGATTGCTATTGGGTATAGCTTAGATGAATTAAAGAATCCAATTACAGGAACAACGAGTGCTTGCTTTGAGCCTAGTATAGATTATGTAGTAACTAAAATCCCTAGATGGCCTTTTGATAAATTTCCAACGGCTAATAGACTCCTTGGTACTCAGATGAAAGCCACGGGCGAAGTAATGGCAATTGAGCGCACCATAGAAGCGAGTCTTTTAAAAGCAGTAAGATCTTTAGAAACAGGAGAAAATGGATTGCTTTTAAAAAATTCAGGAAGTCTTTCGGATGTTGAACTAGAAAATAGATTAAAATATGCAGATGATGAAAGGCTATTCATCATAGCTGAGGCTTTTAGAAGAAATTGGCCTATTAAAGAAGTTGGACTTTTAACTCTAATAGATAAATTTTTCTTGGCTAAAATTAAAAATATTATTGATATGGAATTTAGCATAAAGAATGAATCCTTAAAACAAGAATTATTAATTAAAGCTAAAAGAATGGGATTTAGTGATGCTTATATTGCTAATCTAAAAGGCATTGATATTGACGAAGTTACTAAATTACGAATGGAAAATAATCCTAAGCCTGTTTATAAGTCTGTAGATACATGTGCTGGAGAATTTACTGCAAGAACGCCTTATTATTATTCATGTTATGAACAAGAAAATGAATTAAAGAAAAGTAATAAAGATAAGGTTATTGTTTTAGGATCAGGGCCAATTAGAATAGGGCAAGGAATTGAATTTGACTATTGTTCAGTTCATGCTGTGTGGGCACTTCGTGAAGCTGGTTTTGAAGCAATTATTATCAATAATAATCCAGAAACTGTTAGTACTGACTTTGATACATCGGATCGTTTATATTTTGATCCTTTAGATTTAGAGGATGTTGTTAATATTATTAATGAAGAAAAACCAAAAGGAGTTATTGTACAATTTGGTGGTCAAACGGCAATAAATTTAGCTGAAAAACTTAGTGCTAAAGGAATTAATATTTTCGGCACAACCGTAGAAAATATCGATATCGCTGAAGATCGCAAGAAATTCGAAAGGTTTTTAAAAGAATTAGAAATACCTCAAACTAAAGGTAAAACAGCTACAAAGGTTAATGAAGTAGAAAATATTGCAAATGAATTAGGGTTTCCTCTACTTGTTCGCCCTTCTTACGTATTAGGTGGTAGGGCTATGAAAGTAGTATATAATATGGAGGAACTTATTCAATATGTAGAGTCAGCTGTAGATATTTCTTTTAATAAACCAATTTTGATAGATAAATATATCGAAGGAAAAGAAATAGAAGTTGATGCTATTTGTGATGGTGAAACAGTAATTATTCCAGGAATAATGGAACACATAGAAAGAGCAGGGGTTCATTCAGGAGATAGTATGGCTGTTTACCCTACTCAAGATGTAAGTAAAAATATTAAAGATAAGGTAATTAAGTATACTAAGATGATAGGAAAAGGACTAAAGATTAAAGGGATATATAATATTCAGTTTGTTATAGCAAATGAACAAGCTTATGTAATAGAAGTTAATCCAAGGGCCTCTAGAACTGTTCCGATTTTAAGTAAAGTTACAGGACTTCCATTAATTAAACTAGCTACTTGGGCTATGCTTGGTAGAAAGTTTAAATCATTAGGATATTCAGAAGGACTTTGGCCTGAGCCTAATTATGTAGTTGTAAAATCTCCAGTGTTTTCTTTTGAAAAATTATCACAAGTAGAAACTTCGTTAGGCCCGGAAATGAAATCAACAGGAGAAGTTTTAGGAATAGATGATAATTTTGGCTGCGCTTTGTATAAAGCCATAACAGCTAGCGGTAAAAGATTGCCTGGTAGCGGAAGTGTCTTAGTATCGGTAGCTAAAAGAGACTTAGAAGAAGCCCTACCAATTGTCCTAGGATTAGAGTCTAAAGGATTTCAGATTTTAGCAACTAATAATACAGCAAAATTTCTAAATGAGCACGGGGTAAATGGTATCTTAGTTGAAAACCCATTAGAATCTATCAAAGAAGGTAAAGTCCATTTAGTTATAAATACTCCTTCTAAAGGAAAAAGTCAAAAAACATTAGGCTTTAAAATGAGAAGACTAGCAGCAGATAACTTTATTCCATGTTTTACATCTCTAGATACAGCGCAGGCTTTTTTAGAGACAACTGATATAAATTTCAAAGATCTTAAGTATCAACCAATTAAAGAATACTTATCCAATAATAAAGAAGGCTGGAATTATTGTAGTAATATGGTGTAA
- a CDS encoding DUF5658 family protein encodes MQLTKRLNFKINFSANFILTLLFILMMLDYLITYYGMHSLGVLEESNALMVRFMKLPLSQGLILRTLYCVIFISLFKYVERSKTRLAFQKILLIPLSIQLIPISLHISWFYQYLNFYS; translated from the coding sequence ATGCAGCTTACTAAACGATTAAATTTTAAAATAAATTTTTCAGCCAATTTTATCTTAACCTTATTATTTATTTTGATGATGCTTGACTATTTAATAACTTATTATGGGATGCACTCTTTAGGAGTTCTTGAGGAAAGTAATGCTCTTATGGTGCGATTTATGAAACTACCTTTGAGCCAAGGTTTAATCCTTAGAACTTTGTACTGTGTAATTTTTATTTCTTTATTCAAATATGTAGAGCGTTCTAAAACTCGCTTGGCATTCCAAAAAATTCTACTAATACCCTTAAGTATACAATTAATTCCTATTTCTCTGCATATTAGCTGGTTTTATCAATATCTGAATTTCTACAGTTAA
- a CDS encoding YcxB family protein, which yields MKRIKFKQPKLYWAIIAVFFIIIWVVGFPKKHKRLIRKSVAGMLKDGDNSSMICKNTMIIGENDIKVINKHSTEITSREGIKEVKVYDDMILIYLSGFTAHIVPTRYLTKENKEDLLDKLDIFRNMTMIQ from the coding sequence ATGAAAAGGATCAAATTTAAACAACCTAAACTTTATTGGGCAATTATTGCTGTATTTTTCATTATAATATGGGTAGTAGGGTTTCCTAAAAAACACAAAAGGTTAATAAGAAAATCGGTAGCAGGCATGTTAAAAGATGGAGATAATTCATCGATGATATGCAAAAATACCATGATAATTGGAGAAAATGATATAAAGGTTATTAATAAACACTCTACTGAAATAACATCAAGAGAAGGTATAAAAGAAGTAAAGGTTTATGATGATATGATACTTATTTATCTAAGTGGATTTACTGCACATATAGTTCCAACAAGATATTTAACTAAGGAAAATAAAGAGGATCTTTTAGATAAATTGGACATTTTTAGAAATATGACAATGATTCAATGA
- a CDS encoding BCCT family transporter, which yields MNKSNIDAKIFWPSLLVIIGVTLALAMNTETAEPVLNNLLTSITYNFDWLFEYLTVGVFLWLIWLAFGKYGRIKLGGPEDKPEFSKISWIAMMFCAGMGTSIMFWSIMEPVYYMGGPPFGIEPFSNAANEWALAYGLFHWGFTAWAIYWIPGVAIAYSFYVRKQPSLKISTACKGILGKHADGLIGKIIDIMIIWGLVGGLGTSLGLGVPMVSEIVSEIFSIPQSFELSVAIVIIWTIIFGTSVFFGLKGIQKLSDINIYLAIGIAIFVFLVGPTLFLLSNFTNSFGLMMQNIVRMSFSTDPFVKGGFPQSWTVFYWAWFAATAPFMGLFVARISKGRTIREFITTGLVWGPIGGWVYFAVFGGYAIHLETNGIVSLTDIANTSGGPAAIVALFKTLPLSQLILPVFLVLAFIFLATSLDSATYILSAIATKELKDGEEPARWHRLLWAAVLAFMALSLLKIGGLNVIQTSSVLVAIPVVVIFFLLIGSVMKWLKEDFGYLDNKGPISRDDKMMK from the coding sequence ATGAATAAATCTAACATTGATGCAAAAATATTTTGGCCATCGTTACTGGTGATAATAGGGGTTACTTTGGCACTAGCAATGAATACTGAAACAGCGGAACCAGTTTTAAATAATCTGTTAACTTCTATTACCTATAATTTTGACTGGTTATTTGAATATTTAACTGTTGGAGTTTTTCTGTGGTTAATTTGGTTAGCCTTTGGTAAATATGGACGTATAAAGCTAGGGGGACCAGAAGATAAACCTGAATTTTCTAAGATTAGCTGGATTGCTATGATGTTTTGTGCTGGAATGGGTACAAGCATAATGTTTTGGTCTATTATGGAGCCTGTTTACTATATGGGTGGGCCTCCCTTTGGCATTGAACCTTTTTCTAATGCTGCTAATGAATGGGCTCTTGCCTATGGTTTATTTCATTGGGGATTCACCGCCTGGGCTATTTACTGGATACCAGGAGTTGCGATTGCATACTCATTTTATGTTCGTAAACAACCTTCCTTAAAAATAAGCACAGCTTGTAAAGGTATATTAGGTAAACATGCTGATGGATTAATAGGTAAAATAATTGATATTATGATTATATGGGGTTTAGTTGGAGGACTTGGAACTTCATTAGGATTAGGTGTGCCTATGGTTTCAGAAATAGTAAGTGAAATTTTCAGCATTCCTCAATCATTTGAGTTAAGTGTAGCAATTGTAATAATTTGGACTATTATTTTTGGTACTAGTGTTTTCTTTGGGCTTAAAGGAATTCAAAAGCTAAGTGATATAAATATATACCTTGCCATAGGAATAGCAATTTTTGTATTTTTAGTTGGTCCAACACTATTTCTTTTATCAAACTTTACTAATAGTTTTGGGTTAATGATGCAAAATATTGTTCGCATGAGTTTTTCAACTGATCCTTTTGTAAAAGGTGGCTTTCCACAAAGTTGGACAGTATTTTACTGGGCTTGGTTTGCTGCAACTGCGCCATTTATGGGACTTTTTGTAGCTCGTATTTCTAAAGGTCGTACAATTAGAGAATTCATTACCACAGGTTTAGTTTGGGGCCCAATTGGTGGGTGGGTATATTTTGCTGTTTTCGGTGGGTATGCTATTCATCTAGAGACAAATGGTATAGTATCGTTAACTGATATTGCTAATACAAGTGGTGGACCAGCTGCTATTGTTGCATTATTTAAAACATTGCCTTTAAGTCAATTAATACTACCTGTATTTTTAGTTTTAGCATTTATATTTTTAGCTACATCTTTAGATTCTGCTACTTATATATTATCAGCTATTGCTACCAAAGAATTAAAAGATGGTGAAGAACCAGCCCGCTGGCATAGATTGTTATGGGCTGCTGTATTGGCTTTTATGGCTTTATCTTTGTTAAAAATTGGTGGGTTAAATGTAATCCAAACCTCTTCAGTGTTGGTAGCTATACCAGTAGTAGTTATATTCTTTTTATTAATTGGTTCTGTAATGAAATGGTTAAAAGAAGATTTTGGTTATCTTGATAATAAAGGGCCAATTTCTAGAGATGATAAAATGATGAAATAA
- a CDS encoding transcriptional regulator → MFFEFKNRNKTIKELRKSQSYTAWELAFKLKVDTVDITQIDYLKFKEVPEPIKSKMLPLLRGDDMDEIPW, encoded by the coding sequence ATGTTTTTTGAATTTAAGAATCGAAATAAAACTATAAAAGAATTAAGAAAAAGCCAAAGCTATACTGCCTGGGAGCTTGCTTTTAAACTTAAAGTTGATACTGTAGATATTACACAAATAGACTACCTAAAATTTAAAGAAGTACCCGAACCAATTAAGTCTAAAATGCTGCCTCTTTTACGTGGTGATGATATGGATGAAATTCCTTGGTAG
- a CDS encoding 4Fe-4S binding protein: MKNGYESYSNFVQIVIDTDKCIACFQCELLCPANAITVQEKAVVDHKICRRCGHCYDICCSEAISLKKNN, translated from the coding sequence ATGAAAAATGGATATGAGAGTTATTCAAACTTCGTGCAGATAGTTATTGATACAGATAAATGTATTGCCTGTTTTCAGTGTGAATTACTTTGTCCTGCAAATGCTATTACTGTTCAGGAAAAGGCTGTAGTAGATCATAAAATTTGTCGCAGATGTGGACATTGTTATGATATATGCTGTTCAGAGGCGATTTCTTTAAAAAAGAATAATTAA
- a CDS encoding CocE/NonD family hydrolase, with the protein MVFNIRDSQKRSIMTEFPREIEKIKHIWIPMSDGARLAATIWLPKDAEENPVPAILEYIPYRKNDFTAIRDSARHPYFAGHGYACIRVDIRGSGDSDGILLDEYLKQEQDDALEVLDWIVKQSWSTGSIGMIGKSWGGFSGLQVAARKHPALKTIITLCSTDDRYADDVHYKGGTILSSDMLWWASTMFAYNARPQDPEVVGESWRENWLDRLENTPPHVEEWVRHQRRDAYWKHGSVCEDYSDLEIPVFAVSGWQDGYTNAVFRIIENVPNSKGLIGPWAHEYPEVAIPEPAIGFLQECLKWWDKWLKGKETGIMDGPKLISWIQDSELPKVSYDERPGKWVGDKDWPSTTVNNKSLWLTQGQLLNEAKEGEEFIIPSVQNHGFYAGVFCPFGQPGDLPSDQRAENGKAVVFTSKPLDETIELLGHPVFNVKVSSDQENALLAVRLCDKAPTGESTLISWGILNLNHLNSHEHPEKLVPGEKYIVSIKLNALGQQIPKGHQLEVAVSPTYWPQAWPSPKPVNLTIYSGEDTHISLPVRTPQNEDGACANFAGPETAQVMEMEVLRKEKRTRNLSQDMITGQWKLEDFSDEGERKLSENGIEHGSINKNTYSINENDPLSARVTCEWELKVGRKEWQTKLKTFSEMKSDEKNFYLTNTLIALENEQEIFKKTWETEIPRDFN; encoded by the coding sequence TTGGTTTTCAATATAAGAGATTCACAAAAACGTAGTATAATGACAGAATTTCCTAGGGAAATAGAAAAAATCAAACATATTTGGATTCCGATGTCTGATGGAGCAAGATTAGCAGCAACTATTTGGCTTCCAAAAGATGCAGAAGAAAATCCAGTACCAGCTATTTTAGAATATATTCCGTATCGTAAAAATGATTTTACAGCTATTAGAGACTCAGCAAGACATCCTTATTTTGCAGGGCATGGATATGCGTGTATTCGTGTGGATATTAGGGGATCAGGCGACTCAGATGGCATTTTATTAGATGAATATTTAAAACAAGAGCAAGATGACGCTTTAGAAGTATTAGATTGGATAGTAAAGCAGTCCTGGTCTACAGGTTCAATAGGTATGATTGGTAAATCATGGGGTGGATTTAGCGGTCTCCAAGTAGCTGCACGAAAACATCCAGCTTTAAAAACTATTATTACCCTGTGTTCTACTGATGACCGTTATGCTGATGATGTGCATTATAAAGGGGGCACTATTTTATCAAGCGATATGCTGTGGTGGGCATCAACTATGTTTGCTTATAATGCAAGGCCCCAGGATCCCGAGGTAGTTGGAGAATCTTGGAGGGAAAATTGGCTTGATAGACTAGAAAATACCCCTCCTCATGTAGAAGAGTGGGTAAGACATCAAAGAAGAGATGCTTATTGGAAGCATGGTTCAGTATGTGAAGATTATTCTGATTTAGAAATTCCCGTTTTTGCTGTAAGTGGCTGGCAAGATGGTTATACCAATGCGGTATTTAGAATAATTGAAAATGTACCCAATAGTAAGGGTCTAATTGGTCCATGGGCACATGAATATCCTGAAGTAGCGATACCAGAACCTGCTATTGGATTTTTACAAGAGTGCTTAAAATGGTGGGATAAATGGTTAAAAGGAAAAGAAACTGGCATTATGGATGGACCTAAATTAATTTCGTGGATTCAAGATAGTGAATTACCAAAGGTAAGTTATGATGAAAGACCTGGAAAATGGGTGGGAGATAAAGATTGGCCTTCTACTACAGTAAATAATAAATCTCTATGGCTAACACAAGGACAGCTTTTAAATGAAGCCAAAGAAGGCGAAGAATTTATTATTCCAAGTGTCCAGAATCATGGATTTTATGCAGGCGTATTTTGTCCCTTTGGACAACCAGGTGACTTACCCTCAGATCAACGCGCTGAAAATGGTAAAGCAGTGGTTTTTACTTCAAAGCCCTTAGACGAAACAATTGAACTATTAGGTCACCCTGTTTTTAATGTTAAGGTTTCCTCTGATCAGGAAAATGCGTTATTAGCCGTAAGATTATGTGATAAAGCGCCTACGGGTGAATCTACTTTAATTAGCTGGGGAATATTAAATTTAAACCACCTGAATTCTCATGAACATCCTGAAAAGTTAGTGCCAGGAGAAAAATATATTGTTTCAATTAAGTTAAATGCTTTAGGACAACAAATTCCAAAAGGTCACCAGTTGGAGGTAGCCGTGTCACCAACTTATTGGCCACAAGCATGGCCTTCGCCTAAACCAGTTAATTTAACAATATATTCTGGAGAAGATACTCACATCTCATTACCAGTTAGAACACCTCAAAACGAAGATGGTGCATGTGCCAATTTTGCGGGTCCTGAAACTGCCCAGGTAATGGAGATGGAAGTTTTAAGAAAGGAAAAAAGGACAAGAAACCTTTCTCAAGACATGATTACAGGTCAGTGGAAATTAGAGGACTTTTCAGACGAGGGTGAAAGAAAGTTAAGCGAAAATGGTATTGAACATGGCAGTATCAATAAAAATACCTATAGTATTAACGAAAATGATCCCCTATCAGCTCGTGTAACCTGTGAATGGGAATTAAAAGTAGGAAGAAAAGAGTGGCAAACTAAATTAAAAACCTTTAGTGAAATGAAAAGTGATGAAAAGAATTTTTATTTAACGAATACTTTAATAGCCCTAGAAAATGAACAAGAAATATTTAAGAAAACTTGGGAAACTGAAATTCCAAGGGATTTTAATTAA
- the glpK gene encoding glycerol kinase GlpK, translating into MQKNYILALDQGTTSSRAIIFNHQGELINMAQKEFTQIYPKSGWVEHDPMEIWATQSAMAREVLERTGIRPTEVAAIGITNQRETTIVWDKSTGKPICNAIVWQCRRTAHICDELKEKGLKSYIKENTGLVIDAYFSGTKIKWILDNVKGAREKAVKGELLFGTVDTWLIWNLTRGKVHVTDYSNASRTMLFNIKSLSWDEKILKELDIPLSMLPEVKPSSEIYGLTDEKTFGGAEIPIAGIAGDQQAALFGQGCFEPGMAKNTYGTGCFMLMNTGDKIISSNNGLLTTIAWGLNGKVTYALEGSIFIAGAIIQWLRDELKLIDDAKDSEYFATRVKDNNGVYVVPGFVGLGAPYWDMYARGSILGLTRGANRDHIIRASLESIAYQTRDVLEAMQEDSGINLKALKVDGGAVINNFLMQFQSDILNVSVDRPKVIETAALGAAYLAGLAVGFWETQEEIAEKWSVDKIFKPYMKNELREKFYSEWTKAVGRSLNWENPN; encoded by the coding sequence ATGCAGAAAAATTATATCTTAGCCTTAGACCAAGGTACTACCAGCTCTAGAGCTATAATATTTAATCATCAAGGTGAATTAATTAATATGGCTCAAAAAGAATTTACCCAAATCTATCCTAAAAGCGGTTGGGTTGAGCATGATCCTATGGAAATATGGGCCACTCAAAGTGCTATGGCTCGGGAAGTTCTAGAACGAACTGGTATCAGGCCTACTGAAGTAGCCGCTATAGGTATCACAAATCAAAGAGAAACAACTATTGTATGGGATAAAAGTACAGGTAAGCCTATTTGTAATGCTATTGTTTGGCAATGCAGGAGAACTGCTCATATTTGTGATGAATTAAAAGAAAAAGGATTAAAAAGTTATATCAAAGAAAACACGGGACTTGTTATCGATGCTTATTTTTCAGGAACAAAAATAAAATGGATACTTGATAATGTTAAAGGAGCAAGAGAAAAGGCGGTTAAAGGGGAATTATTATTCGGTACTGTTGATACATGGCTAATATGGAACCTTACTAGAGGTAAAGTGCACGTAACGGACTACTCTAATGCCTCAAGAACAATGCTCTTTAATATTAAGAGTCTATCATGGGATGAAAAAATACTAAAAGAATTAGACATCCCTTTATCCATGTTACCAGAAGTTAAACCTTCCAGTGAAATTTATGGTCTTACAGATGAAAAAACCTTTGGTGGAGCAGAAATACCGATTGCAGGTATAGCAGGTGATCAACAAGCTGCTTTATTTGGCCAAGGATGCTTTGAACCTGGAATGGCTAAAAATACCTATGGAACTGGTTGCTTTATGTTAATGAATACAGGTGATAAAATAATTTCATCTAACAATGGACTTTTAACAACGATAGCTTGGGGACTAAATGGTAAAGTAACCTACGCTTTAGAAGGGAGTATATTTATAGCAGGTGCTATTATTCAGTGGTTAAGAGATGAATTAAAATTGATTGATGATGCTAAAGATAGTGAATATTTTGCTACCAGAGTAAAAGATAATAATGGCGTTTATGTAGTTCCTGGTTTCGTTGGTTTAGGTGCACCTTATTGGGACATGTATGCTAGAGGAAGTATTTTAGGCCTTACTCGAGGAGCTAATAGAGATCACATTATTAGAGCATCTTTAGAATCAATAGCATATCAAACCAGGGATGTCCTAGAAGCCATGCAAGAAGATTCAGGTATAAATCTCAAGGCTTTAAAAGTTGATGGTGGGGCAGTTATTAATAATTTTTTAATGCAATTTCAATCTGATATTTTAAATGTCAGCGTAGATCGCCCTAAAGTTATAGAAACAGCCGCACTTGGGGCAGCATATTTAGCTGGTTTAGCTGTAGGCTTTTGGGAAACACAAGAAGAAATCGCTGAAAAATGGTCAGTTGATAAAATATTTAAACCTTATATGAAAAATGAACTAAGGGAAAAATTTTATTCTGAATGGACAAAGGCTGTGGGTAGGTCGTTAAACTGGGAAAATCCCAATTAA